A window from Sphingobacterium hotanense encodes these proteins:
- a CDS encoding sensor histidine kinase, with the protein MLKKYKILILAIILTAGGITLVLSVWLYGNYQNRKMYFLGAADHILFDVIQDFYQENEQELVEQNQILRYDRVERVVKAISDRYPNMNRDTVKKLVEDNGFNKDNILDEVAVSKRGKFGGGKFSRHLISTMAIRNIKWDQRTVDTLSNRLEQALRARKQYSPFELKVVTLTGVDSMSRDEIYKTRYKLFKTRPILIDPSEDKYLEIDFSDPRSFLLFSIGWQLTISIFLVLALVGTFFYLLTTIKKQNQLAMLRKSFVNNMTHELKTPVSTVMAAVESIQRFGAKDDKERMNRYLNISKHELEHLSSMIERVLQVDIAETNGVSLNKTSFELATLIEECVENTRLFAKKPISITFQNDSKNSLIQADHAHLKNVLTNLFDNAVKYSSDEVKIDVHLKEQDDQYILQIRDNGNGIPKAYQKSVFDLFFRVPSGDIHDVKGFGLGLAYVKQIVNQHGGHIELDSELSVGSNFVISLPK; encoded by the coding sequence ATGTTAAAAAAGTATAAAATATTGATACTGGCGATTATCCTGACGGCTGGAGGTATAACGTTGGTGCTAAGCGTATGGCTTTACGGCAACTACCAGAACCGCAAAATGTATTTCCTAGGAGCCGCCGATCATATCCTTTTTGATGTAATTCAAGACTTTTATCAGGAGAACGAACAGGAGCTGGTTGAGCAGAATCAAATCTTAAGGTACGACCGTGTTGAACGCGTCGTGAAGGCGATCAGCGATCGTTATCCCAACATGAACAGAGACACGGTGAAGAAGCTAGTGGAAGATAATGGCTTCAACAAAGATAATATCCTAGATGAGGTGGCGGTTTCCAAACGTGGGAAGTTTGGTGGCGGCAAGTTTTCCAGACATCTTATTTCTACCATGGCGATCCGCAACATCAAATGGGATCAAAGAACCGTTGATACGCTTTCCAATCGATTGGAACAGGCGCTACGCGCCAGAAAGCAATACAGTCCGTTCGAGTTAAAAGTCGTCACGTTGACAGGTGTCGACAGCATGAGCAGAGATGAAATTTACAAAACGAGGTATAAGCTGTTTAAGACACGTCCGATTTTGATCGACCCCTCGGAAGACAAGTATCTGGAAATTGACTTTTCGGATCCTCGATCCTTCTTATTATTTTCCATCGGTTGGCAATTAACGATTTCGATATTCTTAGTATTAGCGCTCGTGGGTACATTTTTCTACTTGCTGACTACGATCAAGAAGCAGAACCAACTGGCGATGTTGCGGAAGTCTTTTGTTAATAACATGACCCATGAGCTGAAAACTCCGGTCTCTACGGTGATGGCTGCGGTGGAGTCCATACAGCGCTTTGGGGCGAAAGACGATAAGGAACGGATGAATCGTTATCTCAACATCTCGAAGCATGAGCTTGAGCACCTCTCGAGTATGATTGAGCGGGTGCTGCAGGTAGATATTGCCGAGACGAACGGCGTATCACTGAATAAAACATCCTTCGAATTAGCGACCTTAATCGAGGAATGCGTAGAGAATACACGACTATTTGCAAAAAAACCGATATCCATAACCTTCCAAAACGATAGCAAGAACAGCCTAATACAAGCCGATCATGCACATTTGAAAAATGTATTGACCAATCTTTTCGACAATGCTGTGAAATACTCATCCGATGAGGTAAAAATTGACGTACATTTGAAGGAACAGGACGATCAGTATATCCTTCAAATCCGCGACAACGGCAATGGTATTCCGAAAGCTTATCAGAAGTCTGTATTTGATTTATTCTTCCGCGTGCCTTCTGGAGATATACATGACGTCAAAGGCTTTGGCTTAGGATTAGCCTATGTCAAGCAGATTGTCAACCAACATGGAGGTCATATCGAGCTCGATAGCGAACTCTCGGTTGGCAGCAATTTTGTAATAAGCTTACCAAAGTAA
- a CDS encoding DUF4270 family protein has product MIKNIQLTFLIILSLSVSLFFVSCDKDMSISLKNENIDNLNLTSSDTLSAIVSTVLMPNIPTSGTGDTTTRLLVGKVSQGPIGSVTSNAYFRLMPENVSNDIPKNAVYDSITLVLRPTFDKYTHGDTTKLQTIVAHRVTQTLEQTTLNNTMTGQPIPVYISGASIFGQQKFAYDANPLGSVTFMPHMNKRDSVSIRLADTWGTELFEKIRTADYIFNSTANFQEYFKGMVLVPASSNTAIIGFHNILSVKIHYSYNGADGFKKSTAKTLQMGDRRFHYNNFVADRSGTAFATLSTTKEIPSTASNGVSYIQGGTGVVTKITFPGLAEFMQTQNIAINKAELIIEVASKDLGHYTAALKPMLWIATDNIATGYVNTPFANAIQHGNYVVGNNTGRNGRYVFNMIQYIRSANDENAKDKSLFLSVSPQGEQINQGQQVPPLIIPSELYYSTNTSILATENNKPKIKLNIVYTKFK; this is encoded by the coding sequence ATGATTAAAAATATACAATTAACTTTCCTTATTATCCTAAGTTTGAGTGTGAGCCTATTCTTCGTAAGTTGCGATAAGGATATGTCTATTTCATTGAAAAATGAAAACATCGATAACTTAAACTTAACTTCATCCGATACACTTAGCGCTATTGTTTCTACTGTTCTTATGCCGAACATTCCGACTTCCGGAACTGGTGACACAACAACGCGTTTATTGGTAGGTAAAGTTTCACAAGGTCCAATAGGAAGTGTTACGTCTAATGCTTATTTCCGCTTAATGCCGGAAAATGTAAGCAATGATATTCCAAAGAACGCAGTTTATGACTCTATCACGTTAGTTCTACGTCCAACCTTTGACAAATATACACACGGCGATACAACGAAATTGCAAACCATTGTAGCACATCGCGTAACTCAAACGTTAGAGCAAACAACATTGAATAACACGATGACAGGGCAACCGATTCCAGTATATATCTCAGGTGCTTCCATTTTCGGACAGCAAAAGTTCGCATACGATGCGAATCCTTTGGGTTCGGTGACCTTTATGCCACATATGAACAAACGTGATTCTGTAAGTATCCGTTTAGCAGATACTTGGGGGACGGAGTTATTCGAAAAAATCCGCACAGCAGACTATATCTTCAATTCAACTGCCAACTTCCAGGAGTATTTTAAAGGTATGGTGTTGGTGCCGGCATCAAGCAACACAGCAATTATCGGTTTCCACAATATCCTTTCTGTCAAAATACACTACTCATATAATGGTGCTGATGGCTTTAAAAAGTCAACTGCTAAGACTTTACAAATGGGAGATCGTAGATTCCACTACAACAACTTCGTAGCAGACAGATCAGGAACAGCCTTTGCAACACTTAGTACAACGAAAGAAATACCTAGTACAGCAAGCAATGGCGTAAGCTATATTCAAGGCGGCACAGGTGTAGTAACAAAAATTACTTTCCCAGGCTTGGCTGAATTCATGCAGACCCAGAATATCGCTATCAATAAAGCTGAGTTGATCATAGAAGTAGCTTCCAAAGATCTTGGACATTATACTGCTGCACTGAAACCTATGTTGTGGATTGCAACAGATAATATTGCGACAGGCTATGTCAATACACCATTCGCGAATGCAATTCAACACGGGAACTACGTAGTAGGTAATAATACTGGGCGTAACGGACGTTATGTTTTCAACATGATCCAATACATTCGCTCAGCCAATGATGAGAATGCAAAAGATAAATCCTTATTTTTATCTGTTTCGCCACAAGGGGAACAAATTAATCAAGGACAGCAAGTTCCACCATTGATCATCCCTTCGGAATTGTACTATAGCACAAATACTAGTATTTTAGCAACGGAGAACAACAAACCAAAAATTAAATTAAACATCGTATATACAAAATTTAAATAA
- a CDS encoding Kelch repeat-containing protein, whose protein sequence is MNKRNWLVLLLVGVFAITSLNSCKKDEEGTDTTDNGPTEWTRSSVFTGDPRSNAATFTLDKVAYLVGGYIKTGNTLNDNYAFNGTEWTQKADFTGSARHSAVGFAVDGKGYVGLGYDGEKALKDFYQYDPTANTWTKKADFPGEARFGAVAFTIGDNAYVGLGATPTDKTFSDFYRYNPKTDTWTAITTKFTYKKAYAFAFVINNVAYVGGGTSNNAYPEEFFSFDGTEWKKLGDLKTDDIDVRRANASAFAIGSNGYVVSGRSASGVVTSVWKYTPSDDSWTSKHQALSIAREKAIGFAIDGKGYVATGISASTYLDDNWQFVPVR, encoded by the coding sequence ATGAACAAGAGAAACTGGCTTGTATTACTTTTAGTCGGCGTTTTTGCTATTACATCACTTAACTCATGTAAAAAAGACGAAGAAGGTACGGATACAACAGACAATGGACCGACAGAGTGGACAAGATCATCAGTATTTACTGGCGACCCTCGTAGTAACGCTGCTACTTTCACATTAGATAAAGTTGCTTACTTAGTAGGTGGTTACATCAAAACTGGTAATACGTTGAACGACAACTATGCTTTCAATGGTACAGAATGGACTCAAAAAGCAGATTTTACAGGTTCAGCTAGACATTCAGCAGTAGGTTTTGCTGTGGATGGAAAAGGATATGTTGGTTTAGGATATGATGGCGAAAAAGCATTAAAAGATTTCTATCAATATGATCCAACAGCAAATACCTGGACTAAGAAAGCTGATTTCCCTGGCGAAGCTCGTTTTGGTGCTGTAGCATTCACCATTGGTGACAATGCATACGTAGGATTAGGAGCAACTCCAACTGATAAAACATTCAGCGATTTTTACAGATACAACCCTAAAACAGATACTTGGACTGCAATCACTACTAAATTTACTTACAAAAAAGCATATGCTTTCGCGTTCGTAATCAATAATGTAGCATACGTTGGTGGTGGTACTTCAAATAATGCATACCCTGAAGAATTCTTCTCATTCGACGGAACAGAGTGGAAAAAATTAGGCGACTTAAAAACTGATGATATCGATGTTAGACGTGCTAATGCTTCTGCATTTGCGATTGGTAGCAATGGTTATGTAGTTAGTGGTCGTTCAGCATCAGGTGTTGTAACTAGCGTTTGGAAATACACGCCTTCAGACGATTCATGGACTAGCAAACACCAAGCTTTATCCATTGCTCGTGAAAAAGCAATCGGTTTTGCAATCGATGGTAAAGGTTATGTAGCAACTGGTATTTCAGCTTCTACTTACCTTGATGATAACTGGCAATTCGTTCCTGTTAGATAA